DNA from Selenomonadales bacterium:
CATTCTCATGTCTATTATCATAAAGAAAGAATCCCGAAGACCTTCAAGCAAGGTTCTTCGGGATTTTTGATTTACGTTTTATTCCCCGTCAGTCGGGTCATAGATGCTTTTGAGGAGCGTTTCTTTGCGCAGGCTTCTACATACACAGTTGCCATCTGCGTCTAAGTGGCGAATGGCATTCAAGATGATGCGGCTGATCATGGGAGCATCGTCGTAGAAGATGTCTTCGAGTTCTTTGTGCGACCATTCTTTGACGACGCCTTCGCCGTAGTTGACGACGAAGTACAGTCCCGCATAGCACGCACCGATCTCACGAGCGAGGTAGACTTCGGGACAGATGCTCTGTCCGACGATATCTGCATGACCTTTCATCATGGCGATCTCGGCAGGGCTTTCAAAATGTCTGCCGTCGGTTACTGCATACGTACCGCGCGTGAACACACGGCCGTCGAATTCTGCTTTGGTCAGTTTGATAAGTTCTTCGCGTATCTCACTGCACAGAGCGTCACGCATGATGAGAAGGTATCTGCCTTCGAGACCGACGTCTTTGCGCACGGAGAGGTCGAGGTAATCGTCGGGAATAACGAAGTCGCGCGGGTCTAAGAGATGATTGACCGAGCCGACACCGCCTTCACTGATGATACGTTTGACACCTGCTTCGCGGAATACCCAGAAAACTTGCCGCGACGCATCGGCACGGCTGACACCTGCGCGCCAACCGTGCATTCTGCAGGTGAGGACGCGTTTGTCATCAACGCGGAACAGTCTGAAATAAGGGCTCTGTCCGTACGGTGTGTCAAATACAAGATTATCTGCAAGGATCTCTACACCGCTGTCATTGGCACCGAGAGGAAAGTTGCTCGAGAGTGTGCCCGAGCCGCCGATAACGGCATATTCGGCTTGTACCATATCCATGTTATCTACCGCCCTTTCTGTCGAATGTACGAAGGATCTCGTATTCGGTGTTACGCTGTGCGGCAGTCTTGCCTGCGGATTCGATCATGCGTACCATTTTGTTGACGGACATTTCGTATGCCGTACCTGCGGCGCGTACGACGTTTTCTTCGAGCATGATGCTGCCCAAGTCGTTCGCACCGAACGCAAGTGTGATCTGTCCGATATTCTGTCCTGTCGTGACCCATGAGCCTTGAATATGCTTGATATTGTCGAGATACAGTCTTGTGGTGGCAAGCGTACGAAGATAGTCCCATGCGGACGTTTTTTCACCGCCAAGCTCGGTATTGCCCGGCTGATATGTCCATGTAATAAAGGCACGGAATCCGCCCGTTTTTTCCTGCAGTGCTTTGACTTTCTCCATATGTTCGATACGCTGTGCAAGCGTTTCACCGAGGCCGATGACCATCGTTGCCGTACTCTGCATACCGATGGAGTGTGCCGTTTCCATGACACCGAGCCATTCGTCTGTCATGATCTTTTTCGGGCTGACACGTCTGCGGATCTCATCGACGAGAATCTCCGCACCACCGCCGGGGAGCGAGTCGAGGCCTGCTTCTTGCAGGCGAAGGAGGACTTCCTTCACGGAATAACCGCTTTTTTTCGACCAGTATACGATCTCCGTCGGTGTGAACGAATGGATCGTGATATCTGCTGTTTTTTTAATGGAGCGAAGAAGGTCTGTGTAGTACGAAAGCTCAAGGTCGGGATGAAGTCCGCCTTGGATCATGACCTGCGTACCACCGCAAGCGACCGTTTCTTTTACTTTTTCAAGGATCGTTTCAGTCGGCAAAAGGTATGCACCTTTGTCGCCTTTGCGACGATAGAAGGCGCAGAATTTACATTCGCTTTCGCAAATGTTGGAATAGTTGATGTTTCTGTCTATGATAAAGGTAACAAGTTCTTTTCCGTGGATGCGGTTACGCATCTCGTTGGCAGCTTGTCCGAGACGCAAGATGTCTTCATGCTCTAAAAGTGCCAACGCTTCTTGTCCGGTCATTGTCATAACGAGGTGACCTCCGCAATTTTAATCTTCGGCACAGACGGGATCAAGTCCAGTTCATATGCCATTTGGTACATATATTCGAGTGCCTGCTGATGGCGCGGCGAGAATCCCCAGTTAAGAAGTTCTAGGTATTCACTTAATTCCGCATCGCTGTATACTTCTCCATCGTTCATCGTTGCGATGGCTGCTTCTTTATGTCTAAGTCCGAATTCAAAGCCTTTGGCAAGACGGTTCGCGATCTTGGCTGTGATGACAGGGTTTTCTTTGGCGAATTCTTCACGTACTGTCCAGACGGCACATACGAGTGGAAGGCCTGTCATTTTGCGCCATTCGGAGCCGACATCATAGTAATAGTAGCCTTTTTGTTTATGATGATACGTATAGAGTGCATCATCACCGATAAGGAGCGTCGCATCATAGTCGCCGACCTCATTCGGATGGATCGTATCGACTGTATAACGAGGCTTGATGCCGTATCCTTTTTCCAAGATGATCTTGAGCGCACAATGCGTATTTTCGGATTTGGCTGTCAGACCGATATGGGCACCGTCAAGTTCTTCGATCGGACGTTTCGATTCGATGATAAGACTGCGGATCGCACCTTCGATGCTGATAGACAGATTCGGCAGCAACATTAGTTCTTCGCTGTTGCGCGCATAGACGATCGCCGATACGGGGCTGATGTCAAGTTCATCGTGTGTGATCTTATGATTGAGTTCGGACGGTACACCGCGCGTAACGGTAAATAGGTCGTCCGACTGCTGTTTTAAAAAGCTGTAACTAAGGGGCAGACAGTTAAGAAAATTGATATGTCCGACTTGCGTTTTTTTCATATTCCGTCCTCCTTATCCTTTCGTGACAGGCTGATAGAACGTATCACGTTCGACAGCTTGATAGCCTGTTTCGGCAACGATACGCATGATCTCTTCTTTCGTCGTGCCTGTTTTGGTCGCCGCACCTGCCGCATGAATGATGCGTTCCTGACCGACTGTACCGTCAAGATCGTCTACACCGAATGCAAGCGAGAGCTGTGCAACAGGCATCGTGAGCATCATCCAGAATGCTTTGATGTGATCGAAGTTGTCAAGGATCAATCTTGCCATGGCGATCATGCGCAGATTTTCCCACGAGGTCGATGGCTGAACGCCTTCGAATTTCGTATTTTTCGGATGGAACGGGAAGCTGACGAAGGCTTGGAATCCGCCCGTTTCATCTTGGATATCACGCAGTGTGAAGAGATGCTGAAGTCGTTGTTCTATCGTTTCGATATGTCCGTAGAGCATCGTGGCATTCGTGAGGATGCCGAGTTTGTGCGCCGTTTTCATAACGGTGATCCATTCCTCAGTCGTTGCTTTATCAGGACAGATCTCTTTGCGGATCGTATCGTCGAGTATCTCCGCACCGCCGCCGGGGAGCGAGTCAAGACCTGCTTCGTGAAGTGTCGTCAATACTTCTTCGATCGAGAGGCCCGCTATCTTCGCGAAATGAACGATTTCAACAGGTGTGAATGCTTTAAGATGTACGTTTGGCAGATGTTTTTTTACCGCGCGTACGACATCGATATAGTAATCGAACGTTTTTTTCGGATGAAGTGCACTTACCATATGCACTTCCGTTAAGTCCGGCATCGACTGCATCGTTTTTTGTACGATGCGCTCTACATCCTCGACTTCGAGGATATACGCCTGCTTGTCCTCTTCTTTGCAAGAGAACGCACAGAACGGACATTCCGATACACAGATATTCGTCAGATTGATATGTCTATTTACGTTGAAGTAAACGTTTTTACCCGTTTTTTCTTCTTTTTTTCTTCTTGCCGCGTCTGCGAGCGTCAAAAGGTCTGCTTCTTTGTACAGTACGATAGCTTGCTCAAGTGTCAAGCGTTCGCCTCTGTTCAGACCGTCTAATATTGCTTCTACTTCCGTCATATGATCCCCGCCTTAACGAGATATTGTTTTCTACACTAACTTATTATTTTTCGTTCTATTCACTCTTTTTTCCTGCTAAAAAGCAAAAAAACGTCAGTCTTACGACTGACATTTGTTTGCTCCCATCAATGTCTGATAAGCCCCTCTTGCGCATGATTTGAGAGAAGTTCTCCGACCGTAACGATCTCATATCCTTCCGCTCGAATACGATCGATGAGCTCGGGAAGTGCATCTGCCGTCTGACGCGGTGTATCAGAGGCGTGAAGCAGAATGATACCGCCCGCCTTGAGCCGTTTCATCACGCGGTCGATGATAACTTCGCGCCCCGGGTTCTTCCAATCGAGTGAGTCAATATTCCAGATGATCGTTCGGCACCCCAGTTCCTCTGTTACGCGCAAAGATTCTTTACTGTAACTGCCGTTCGGCGGACGAAGAAGCGACGGACGAACACCGACCGTTTCTTCTATCTCGCGGCTCGCCGTCATGATATCATTCTTCACCCACTCACTGCTTTTCTCACCGTAATTGTTATGCTTATGCCCATGACTGCCGATCTCATGACCGTCCGTACATATCTGCTTTGCCACATCGGGATATTTTTTCGTCCACGGTCCCATCAAAAAGAACGTCGCTTTTACGTTTTTTGCCTTGAGCGTTTCGAGGATCGGCGGTGTGAACGTATTTCCCCACGAATGGTCAAACGTCAGTGCTACCACCTTATCCGTCGTCTGTGTTCCTGCAATAGCGATCGGACTGCTGCTGTCCGAGCCTGCCGCCTGCACATAGAGGGCTGACGCCAGCATCAGGCCGACCACACCATAGAGTATCCTCCACTTACCGAGCAGCTTACGTACATCTATTATCATAAAAATCCCTCCCGCTTACTGATTCGTATGCAGGAGGGACTTAGCTTATTCTTCGTAGGTCAGATACGGATATTCATGCATGATGCGCTTGAGCATTCTGTTCGAGATCATAACACCGATCTTCAGCGTCAGCAAGATCGATGCCGTCGTCAGATACCAGAAGAACAGCGATAATTCGGGGAAGATATATAAGAGCAGCATATTGATGACAACAACGATCGCACCTGCCGTAACGAGCGGGATCACGCTCTGCACGATGCCAAAGCCGGGTTTGCTGTACAGGAACTTACCTTTGCCCTGCTGTTCGCAATCATAGAACAAGTCCATGAGCTCGTCATACGTTTCATCGACCCACTCTTCATCGTTACCTGCTACAACGAGATAACCTGTTGCGGGAACGAAGTTACGGAAGAGAATCGTGACCGTTCCTTTTTCTTCTACTTCGGCAACGAGCGAGAAGGCATCTACCCAGTCGCGCGTACGCATCTCGTTCTCGAGGTCTTCCCACGTGCTGATGGGGATCGACGCACGATTGTCTTTTCCTTTATCACCGAGGATATCATCTTCCGTACCGATGCTGGCAACCCAAAGGAAACCACCGTCTCTATGCAAAATATCCCACAGATCCAAGAAAAAGTCACTGTCCATTTGACACGGTTTTAAGGGAGCCTCATGTGCAAATGCAATTTCATTTTCTTGTTCCTGCTGTACGGGAACTACTTCTTTTTTCTTAAATCCAAACACAGATTAACCTCCTGCTTCGCAAGACTTGCGATTCTATCTTGAATATATTCTCCACAAAGCGTGAAAAGCCTGCCATTATCGCTGGCTATTTTTACGCTCTGTCGATTTTTTGTCCTGCCTTTTTTTGTCTGTTGTAATTTTTTTATCGTTTTTATCTTTTTTGTCGCTCTTTTCGGTTTCCTGTTCAAAGCCTTCTTTTTCAAGCTTTTCTTTTTCTTCTTCGGCTTTTTTCGCCTCTTCTTCTTTGCGTTTCTCTTCTTCGAGCTGTTTCGCACGAACGGCTTCTTCCATTCGCGCCGCATCTCTCAACGAACTTTTCGTATATCTGTCACCGACGACCTTTGCCATCTTCGCACGCAAATTCTGGATATCAAGCGCCCAATAGCTGACACCGTTGATATACGTCGGCTGTCCATCGGCAAATATTTTTTCAAGGCCGTTATACGATGCCATCATGACTGCCGGGGACAATTTTACCATCTCCGACATCGGCATATCTGTTTCGATCCCGCTGGCACACGCATACGCGATGCGCGGCAGACGCACTAACGTAAACGGACTTGCGATCGAGTCCATCGCCGCCGCAAGGAATTTTTGTTGACGGCGTGCACGACCGATGTCGCCTTCTTTGTCACGATAGCGGATATACTGAATGGCTTCTTCTCCGTCAAGCGTCTGCAAACCCGGCTCCAAGTCGATGACAAGACCGCCGTCATCATCCCACGGGTCTTCATAATACATACGTTTTTCTACATCGATCTCGACACCGCCGATGGCATCTATCATCTTTTCAACGCCTTTGCGATCGACTTCTACGAGATAGTCTATCTCAATATTCAAAAGGTTCTCTACCGTGCGTCGCGTCAGCTTTCCTTTTCCGTACGCATACGCATGGTTGATCTTATCCCAACCGCGGCCCGGGATCGGCACATAGCTGTCACGCGGGATCGAGAGCATCGTCGCTACATTCTCTTCTCGATCCAAACTCATCACAAAGATCGTATCCGACCGTCCGATATCACCTTCCCTGTTATCGACACCAAGCACCAATACATTGACAGGCTTCAGCGGTTCATCACTGAGCGAAAAGCGACAGCCTGCCAAAACAGAAACAACCAGTAAAATGATCAACAAAAGGAACATTTTGCTGTTTCTCTGCCATCTATTACATTTCATATCATTTTCCACAATCTAACCTCCACACATAGCGGATTCTACTCATACACAGTTATTATTCTCTTTTCGACATGAAATGTCAAGAAAAAGCATATTATCTCGTCCATCTTTTCATCTAAATCGCCTCTGCGATTTAGCAAGGTGGTCATCAAACATAAAAAGAGCTTTCCGAAGAAAGCTCTTTTGTTCGCTTAGTATGAGATTACATCATACCCGGCATACCGCCGCCCATGCCGCCCATCGGCATTGCAGGTGCGTTTTCTGCAGGTTTTTCTGCTACAATCGTTTCGGTCGTGAGCACCATCGACGCGATGCTTGCCGCATTCTGAAGTGCGGAGCGCGTTACTTTGGCAGGGTCTACGATACCTTCTGCGATCATGTCTACATATTCTTCCGTCAAAGCATTGAAGCCAATACCTTTAGCGGATTTTTTCACGTTTTCTACAACGATGGAACCTTCGAGGCCTGCGTTGTTTGCGATCTGACGAACAGGTTCTTCGATCGCACGTTTTACGATCTCGATACCCGTTTTTTCGTCACCCGTTGCTTCGAGCGTATCGAGTACAGGGATGATATCGATGAACGTCGTGCCACCGCCTGCTACGATACCTTCTTCAACTGCCGCACGCGTTGCGTTGAGCGCGTCTTCGATGCGGAGTTTTTTCTCTTTCATTTCAACTTCCGTCACAGCACCTACTTGGATAACTGCTACACCGCCCGACAATTTTGCAAGGCGTTCCTGAAGTTTTTCTTTATCGAATTCGGACGTCGTTTCAGCGAGCTGAACTTTGATCTGTGCAACACGTGCTTTGATCTGTTCGAGGTCGCCTGCACCGTCAACGATCGTCGTTTCATCTTTGGAGATGCGTACCTGACGTGCGCTGCCGAGGTCGAATACTTCGACTGTGTCGAGTTTGCGGCCGAGGTCTTCCGTGATGACCGTTGCACCCGTAAGTGTTGCGATATCTTCGAGCATTGCTTTGCGACGGTCGCCGAAGCCCGGTGCTTTTACTGCAACAGCGCGGAACGTACCGCGGAGTTTGTTGACAACGAGCGTTGCAAGCGCTTCGCCTTCTACGTCTTCAGCGAGGATCATGAGTTCTTTGCCCTGCTGAACGACTTTTTCGAGGATCGGGAGAAGATCAGCGATCGCACCGATCTTACGGTCCGTTACCAAAATGTACGGATTGTTGAGGACTGCTTCCATTTTATCCGTATCCGTTACCATGTACGGGGAGATATAACCGCGATCGAACTGCATACCTTCTACAACGTCGAGGCTCGTGCCCATACCTTTCGATTCTTCAACCGTGATAACGCCGTCTTTGCCGACTTTTTCCATTGCTTCTGCAATGAGGTTGCCTGTTGCTTCATCAGCAGCCGAGATCGATGCGACCTGTGCGATCGCTTCTTTCGTTTCGACTTGCTGTGCATTTTTCTGGATCTCTTCAACGAGAGCTTCTACTGCTCTGCTGATACCTTTGCGGAGAACCATCGGGTTCGCACCTGCCGCTACGTTGCGCATACCTTCACGGATCATAGCCTGTGCAAGAAGCGTAGCCGTCGTCGTACCGTCACCTGCAACGTCATTCGTTTTCGTTGCAACTTCGCGTACGAGCTGTGCGCCCATGTTTTCGAACGGATCTTCGAGCTCGATATCGCGAGCGATCGTCACACCGTCATTCGTGATCATCGGAGCACCGAATTTTTTCTCCAATACAACGTTGCGGCCTTTCGGTCCAAGCGTAACTTTTACTGCATTTGCCAATGCGTCTACACCTCTGCCGAGGGCACGACGCGCATCTTCGTTAAACAAAATTTCTTTTGCCATTATGTAATCCTCCTAATTGTTTTTCTTTACGCCAAAACTGCGAGAACATCGCGTTCACGAACGACAACATATTCTTTGCCGTCGTGTTTGACTGTCGTTTCCGCATATTTCGAGAATACGACGCGGTCACCGACTTTGAGTTCCATTTCCATGTATTCACCGTTTGTATTTCTTTCGCCTTTGCCTACTGCAACAACGATGCCTTCCTGCGGTTTTTCTTTTGCAGAATCCGGAAGCACGATACCGCTTGCCGTTTTTACTTCAGCTGCACCGATCTCGATCGCAACTCTGTCTCCCAATGGTCTAATCATGGATTATACCCTCCTTTTATTCGATACCTGTATGGTGATTGGTTTTTTCTTATTAGCACTCTCTGTCCACGAGTGCTAATCACATGATTTATATTATATAATTATGGCGCGAATTGCAAGCATTTTTTTCATTTTTCTCATTCTCTCTTATCTTCATCTCCTCATTTACCTGTTGTATGCTCTTATTATCGCTTGATTCCTTTTATTTTATTCATTTTATATAAAAAAAGAACGCCTCTTCATTAGAGTACGTTCTTCTTATATCGTATTATTTTTTGCCTGCCGAACGGACGATGGCTTCTGCGATATCTTTGATCGAACGACGTTTTGCCATGCTGTACTGCTGTATCTTGCGATACGCTTCCGCTTCGGAGAGCTGATAGGCTTCCATCAATATTCCTTTGGCACGGTCGAGGACTTTTCGCGTTTCGAGCGACACTTTAATATCCTCGAGTTCTTTTTCAAGGTCGGTAAATTCGCGGAATCTGGAGAGCGCGATCTCGATGGCAGGAAACAGACTTTCTTCTTTGATCGGCTTGACAAGATAGCCGAGCACGCCCGAATCTTTTGCCTTTTCGACGATCTCACTTTGGCTGAATGCTGTAAGCAAAAGAACGGGAGCCAGTTTTTCCTGCGAGATGATGGTCGCCGCGGCGATACCGTCCATCTCGGGCATCTTGATATCCATGATAACAAGATCGGGGCGTTCTTTTCGCGTGAGTTCTACCGCCTTTAATCCGTTGGAGGCTTCACCGACGATCTCATGGCCTGCGTCTTCCAGCATCTCGCGCAAGTCCATGCGAATGATCGATTCGTTATCTGCAATTACGATCCTGAGTTCCTGCATCTTATCTGCCTCCCTTTCTTCGCGGTATTCTGATCTTGGCGCGTGTTCCGCCATCGCTGACGAGCGCAAATTCGCCACCCATATCATCTTCTATCAATGTGCGAATGATCTGCGTGCCAAGACTTTTGCGTTTACGTTTTTTTGTTTCTGCTTCACTCGGTAATCCGTTGCCGTTATCGTATATCTCGAGATAACAGCTGTCATCTGTCAGGCTGATGTTGATACCGATCGTACCTTCCATGCGGCCTTTGAAACCGTGTTCTATCGAGTTCTGCACCAATTCGTTGATAACGATGGCAAGATTGCTCGCTTGTTCGGACGGCAATATCGCCGTTTCACCGTCAAAAACGGTCTGTAATCTAAAATCGGGCGCAAGCATATTCTGCGCCAATAATTCCAAAATATTTTTGGCTACTTCGGCAATGTCGATCGACTCGGCATCTTGCTGTGACAAAAATTCATGTACGACAGAGATGCTCAAGATACGATTGATGCTTTCGTTCAAAGCCGCCTGCACTTGCTCGGAGTCTGCACGACGTGCCTGCATACGAAGAAGGCTTGCGATCGTCTGCAAGTTGTTTTTTACACGGTGGTGTATCTCTTGAATAACGGCCGACTTGATAAGTAGTTCTTTTTCTTTCTTTTTGATCTCCGTGATATCGGTAACGAGCACGATAACGCGCACGACCTTGCCGCCCGAAACGATGGGGATCGAACGCTGCGACAACATGATATTGCGGTACTTGATCTCTGCTGACTGCGGCATGTGACATTCTTCTGCCGCTTCGGCAAAACGAAGATTGAGCTGTCTTTCCGACAGATATCTTCCATTGAGCTGATAGACACCGAGAATACGATAAAGGCTCGTCGCGATATGATTATGACTGAATACCTTCCCCTTATCATCGGCTATCAAGATACCGTCGTTGGCAGACAAGGGTTGGAATGGGCCTTGTTTCGCCAATGTCGAGGCATTGCAGAGCATCTTGTATGCCGTGTCAAGACGGATCTCCGCTTCCTCCGTCATCTCGCGCTGTATCTCGAAGCTGACTGCCGCGAAGACGTTACCGTCTTGGTCGCGAAGCGGATACGCATGCATGCGCGCCATCTTGCCAAACGTCCATTCACGTTGACCGCACATCGCTTCGCCGTGCGTGATGACATGCCAAATAAGTGGTTCTTCTATTGCCGCTACCGTTTCACCTTGTACATTGGTTCGATATTGATAAAATATCGTATTCGGCATGACTTGTCTGACGATAGCGAATCTACCGTCACTGCGAGCACGCGTATAGACAGTGATCTGTCCTTGGCACAAATCACTTGCTACTTGGCAGACGATACCGAGCGTATGAAGAATATCTATTTGCTTTTCACTTACATTCGTTATGCTTCTGCATATCGCCGTTACTTCTGCCATGTTGTCACCTGTCTTTTCTCTGTATTATCGTTTGCCGAGCGGAAGCGACGGTACGCCGTTCAAATGAAGATCGGCAAATCGTCCTTCTTCATAGAGATAGTGCGCACGACAAGCGATCATCGCCGCATTGTCGGTACAAAGTATCTTGTTCGGATACGAAAATGCGATGCCCTTTTGAGCCGCCGCTTCGGTCAGCTTTTCGCGAAGCATCGTATTTGCCGCAACTCCGCCCGCCAATACGAGCTGTTTTACCCCGCAGACTTCCATTGCCTGCATCGTTTTTTCTACCAAAACATC
Protein-coding regions in this window:
- the mqnE gene encoding aminofutalosine synthase MqnE produces the protein MTEVEAILDGLNRGERLTLEQAIVLYKEADLLTLADAARRKKEEKTGKNVYFNVNRHINLTNICVSECPFCAFSCKEEDKQAYILEVEDVERIVQKTMQSMPDLTEVHMVSALHPKKTFDYYIDVVRAVKKHLPNVHLKAFTPVEIVHFAKIAGLSIEEVLTTLHEAGLDSLPGGGAEILDDTIRKEICPDKATTEEWITVMKTAHKLGILTNATMLYGHIETIEQRLQHLFTLRDIQDETGGFQAFVSFPFHPKNTKFEGVQPSTSWENLRMIAMARLILDNFDHIKAFWMMLTMPVAQLSLAFGVDDLDGTVGQERIIHAAGAATKTGTTKEEIMRIVAETGYQAVERDTFYQPVTKG
- a CDS encoding LCP family protein codes for the protein MENDMKCNRWQRNSKMFLLLIILLVVSVLAGCRFSLSDEPLKPVNVLVLGVDNREGDIGRSDTIFVMSLDREENVATMLSIPRDSYVPIPGRGWDKINHAYAYGKGKLTRRTVENLLNIEIDYLVEVDRKGVEKMIDAIGGVEIDVEKRMYYEDPWDDDGGLVIDLEPGLQTLDGEEAIQYIRYRDKEGDIGRARRQQKFLAAAMDSIASPFTLVRLPRIAYACASGIETDMPMSEMVKLSPAVMMASYNGLEKIFADGQPTYINGVSYWALDIQNLRAKMAKVVGDRYTKSSLRDAARMEEAVRAKQLEEEKRKEEEAKKAEEEKEKLEKEGFEQETEKSDKKDKNDKKITTDKKRQDKKSTERKNSQR
- the groL gene encoding chaperonin GroEL (60 kDa chaperone family; promotes refolding of misfolded polypeptides especially under stressful conditions; forms two stacked rings of heptamers to form a barrel-shaped 14mer; ends can be capped by GroES; misfolded proteins enter the barrel where they are refolded when GroES binds), with translation MAKEILFNEDARRALGRGVDALANAVKVTLGPKGRNVVLEKKFGAPMITNDGVTIARDIELEDPFENMGAQLVREVATKTNDVAGDGTTTATLLAQAMIREGMRNVAAGANPMVLRKGISRAVEALVEEIQKNAQQVETKEAIAQVASISAADEATGNLIAEAMEKVGKDGVITVEESKGMGTSLDVVEGMQFDRGYISPYMVTDTDKMEAVLNNPYILVTDRKIGAIADLLPILEKVVQQGKELMILAEDVEGEALATLVVNKLRGTFRAVAVKAPGFGDRRKAMLEDIATLTGATVITEDLGRKLDTVEVFDLGSARQVRISKDETTIVDGAGDLEQIKARVAQIKVQLAETTSEFDKEKLQERLAKLSGGVAVIQVGAVTEVEMKEKKLRIEDALNATRAAVEEGIVAGGGTTFIDIIPVLDTLEATGDEKTGIEIVKRAIEEPVRQIANNAGLEGSIVVENVKKSAKGIGFNALTEEYVDMIAEGIVDPAKVTRSALQNAASIASMVLTTETIVAEKPAENAPAMPMGGMGGGMPGMM
- a CDS encoding response regulator; this translates as MQELRIVIADNESIIRMDLREMLEDAGHEIVGEASNGLKAVELTRKERPDLVIMDIKMPEMDGIAAATIISQEKLAPVLLLTAFSQSEIVEKAKDSGVLGYLVKPIKEESLFPAIEIALSRFREFTDLEKELEDIKVSLETRKVLDRAKGILMEAYQLSEAEAYRKIQQYSMAKRRSIKDIAEAIVRSAGKK
- the mqnC gene encoding dehypoxanthine futalosine cyclase, whose translation is MTMTGQEALALLEHEDILRLGQAANEMRNRIHGKELVTFIIDRNINYSNICESECKFCAFYRRKGDKGAYLLPTETILEKVKETVACGGTQVMIQGGLHPDLELSYYTDLLRSIKKTADITIHSFTPTEIVYWSKKSGYSVKEVLLRLQEAGLDSLPGGGAEILVDEIRRRVSPKKIMTDEWLGVMETAHSIGMQSTATMVIGLGETLAQRIEHMEKVKALQEKTGGFRAFITWTYQPGNTELGGEKTSAWDYLRTLATTRLYLDNIKHIQGSWVTTGQNIGQITLAFGANDLGSIMLEENVVRAAGTAYEMSVNKMVRMIESAGKTAAQRNTEYEILRTFDRKGGR
- a CDS encoding MTAP family purine nucleoside phosphorylase; this encodes MDMVQAEYAVIGGSGTLSSNFPLGANDSGVEILADNLVFDTPYGQSPYFRLFRVDDKRVLTCRMHGWRAGVSRADASRQVFWVFREAGVKRIISEGGVGSVNHLLDPRDFVIPDDYLDLSVRKDVGLEGRYLLIMRDALCSEIREELIKLTKAEFDGRVFTRGTYAVTDGRHFESPAEIAMMKGHADIVGQSICPEVYLAREIGACYAGLYFVVNYGEGVVKEWSHKELEDIFYDDAPMISRIILNAIRHLDADGNCVCRSLRKETLLKSIYDPTDGE
- a CDS encoding histidine kinase N-terminal domain-containing protein, with amino-acid sequence MAEVTAICRSITNVSEKQIDILHTLGIVCQVASDLCQGQITVYTRARSDGRFAIVRQVMPNTIFYQYRTNVQGETVAAIEEPLIWHVITHGEAMCGQREWTFGKMARMHAYPLRDQDGNVFAAVSFEIQREMTEEAEIRLDTAYKMLCNASTLAKQGPFQPLSANDGILIADDKGKVFSHNHIATSLYRILGVYQLNGRYLSERQLNLRFAEAAEECHMPQSAEIKYRNIMLSQRSIPIVSGGKVVRVIVLVTDITEIKKKEKELLIKSAVIQEIHHRVKNNLQTIASLLRMQARRADSEQVQAALNESINRILSISVVHEFLSQQDAESIDIAEVAKNILELLAQNMLAPDFRLQTVFDGETAILPSEQASNLAIVINELVQNSIEHGFKGRMEGTIGINISLTDDSCYLEIYDNGNGLPSEAETKKRKRKSLGTQIIRTLIEDDMGGEFALVSDGGTRAKIRIPRRKGGR
- the groES gene encoding co-chaperone GroES, whose product is MIRPLGDRVAIEIGAAEVKTASGIVLPDSAKEKPQEGIVVAVGKGERNTNGEYMEMELKVGDRVVFSKYAETTVKHDGKEYVVVRERDVLAVLA
- the pdaB gene encoding polysaccharide deacetylase family sporulation protein PdaB, which translates into the protein MIIDVRKLLGKWRILYGVVGLMLASALYVQAAGSDSSSPIAIAGTQTTDKVVALTFDHSWGNTFTPPILETLKAKNVKATFFLMGPWTKKYPDVAKQICTDGHEIGSHGHKHNNYGEKSSEWVKNDIMTASREIEETVGVRPSLLRPPNGSYSKESLRVTEELGCRTIIWNIDSLDWKNPGREVIIDRVMKRLKAGGIILLHASDTPRQTADALPELIDRIRAEGYEIVTVGELLSNHAQEGLIRH
- a CDS encoding menaquinone biosynthesis protein is translated as MKKTQVGHINFLNCLPLSYSFLKQQSDDLFTVTRGVPSELNHKITHDELDISPVSAIVYARNSEELMLLPNLSISIEGAIRSLIIESKRPIEELDGAHIGLTAKSENTHCALKIILEKGYGIKPRYTVDTIHPNEVGDYDATLLIGDDALYTYHHKQKGYYYYDVGSEWRKMTGLPLVCAVWTVREEFAKENPVITAKIANRLAKGFEFGLRHKEAAIATMNDGEVYSDAELSEYLELLNWGFSPRHQQALEYMYQMAYELDLIPSVPKIKIAEVTSL